A window of the Tenebrio molitor chromosome 1, icTenMoli1.1, whole genome shotgun sequence genome harbors these coding sequences:
- the LOC138127372 gene encoding uncharacterized protein codes for MEAGRRRGRGRVLRPRGRAPATPRNRARPREDDTTIALLRQQQEIMAQMVEQQRRTNTVIELLATRLVQVPQAEARAPTPPPIGVRPPTPAPPGLEVPEPPVDRVVPPRTPDRAPDPEAQPEVADWRRIALAMATSAAKAAGRRPTFAGLDTENPAEFLEEYERYSTDAQVPPEKKLSEAIRCLRQTAARWAKFHQGKWRSFQEFSVEFLATYWSAGRQLAVRARVLSQRYNMAKGDSMVDFFMEQATQLRTLTQPIPECVMVEDLMRLFPENISLLFKSEKPRGERSIQEALDFLERQSVLHPPKRPRTEFASPNRTWEAPHRAGPTPPAPPQRMVASAAIGETEGAFNPFSVPPPGH; via the coding sequence ATGGAAGCCGGACGTAGACGCGGAAGAGGAAGGGTGCTTAGACCCAGGGGTAGGGCCCCAGCTACCCCGCGGAACCGTGCGCGACCACGAGAGGATGACACCACGATAGCGCTGTTACGCCAACAGCAGGAGATCATGGCGCAGATGGTGGAGCAACAACGACGCACGAACACGGTGATCGAGCTACTTGCGACGAGACTCGTCCAGGTACCACAGGCAGAAGCCCGTGCCCCTACACCACCGCCGATTGGGGTCCGACCTCCGACACCAGCCCCACCAGGACTTGAGGTACCTGAGCCACCGGTGGACCGTGTCGTGCCACCGCGTACTCCCGACCGAGCACCGGACCCGGAAGCCCAGCCAGAAGTCGCGGATTGGCGTCGAATTGCACTTGCGATGGCCACCAGCGCAGCGAAAGCTGCTGGACGACGTCCAACTTTTGCAGGTTTGGACACGGAAAACCCGGCCGAATTCTTGGAGGAGTATGAGCGGTACTCCACGGACGCCCAGGTACCCCCGGAGAAGAAGTTGTCGGAGGCAATCCGATGTCTCCGCCAAACAGCGGCCCGTTGGGCAAAGTTCCACCAAGGTAAGTGGCGAAGCTTTCAGGAATTTAGCGTCGAATTTTTAGCTACCTACTGGTCGGCGGGTCGACAACTGGCGGTTCGAGCGCGGGTTTTAAGCCAGCGCTACAACATGGCCAAAGGAGACTCGATGGTGGACTTCTTCATGGAGCAGGCCACCCAGTTGCGCACACTGACACAGCCCATTCCGGAGTGTGTAATGGTGGAGGATCTGATGCGCCTCTTTCCGGAGAACATCTCGCTGCTGTTCAAGTCGGAAAAGCCACGCGGCGAGAGGTCAATCCAAGAGGCCCTGGATTTCCTGGAGCGCCAGTCTGTGCTACATCCTCCAAAACGTCCACGAACGGAGTTTGCTTCACCAAACCGAACGTGGGAGGCACCACATCGGGCAGGACCGACACCACCAGCGCCACCACAAAGGATGGTTGCGTCTGCCGCCATCGGAGAGACGGAAGGAGCGTTCAACCCATTCTCGGTGCCACCTCCAGGTCACTAG